Proteins encoded together in one Priestia aryabhattai window:
- a CDS encoding dicarboxylate/amino acid:cation symporter, producing MQALRRIPLWLQIVVALILGLCLGFMSKTIGVEAKILGDAFIHMIKMTIVPLIFPLIILGIAQIKSTGSLGRLSLKAILYFEIVTTLIIVMSLLLANTVHLGVGADLSGGNIRALEGIDANKIDFREFILHIIPSNIFIAFSEGNILGIVYFGIFFGLALRALKEKAKPIEDVLEALSKVMFKVLNYVIKFSPIGVFGSIAYSMATYGFGKLSTLIDLILVTYAGLGIVLLIIFPIIARIYRIQYWDLLNEIKDLLLIAFTTRSSESVFAPLTTRLEGYGAKNSIVSFVLPLGYSFNLDGGMVYMAPAILFLANAYDIHLSVLDQIHIVLLLMLLTKGVASVPSGVIVVLTSVSVVIGLPMEGIALLMAVDFIMDMARTATNVVGNALATVVIAKSEGMFHKKEVVIANEEKVSSS from the coding sequence ATGCAAGCTCTTAGAAGAATTCCTTTATGGCTCCAGATTGTCGTAGCTCTTATATTAGGTTTATGTTTAGGATTTATGAGTAAAACCATAGGTGTAGAAGCAAAAATCCTAGGTGATGCTTTTATTCATATGATTAAAATGACGATTGTACCATTGATTTTCCCCCTAATTATATTAGGAATTGCTCAAATAAAATCAACCGGATCATTAGGAAGGCTTTCTCTTAAAGCTATACTTTATTTTGAGATTGTTACAACTTTAATCATCGTTATGTCTTTACTACTTGCTAATACTGTACACCTTGGAGTTGGCGCTGATTTATCCGGAGGAAATATAAGGGCTCTAGAGGGCATTGATGCAAATAAGATTGACTTTAGAGAATTTATCCTTCATATAATACCTTCTAATATTTTTATAGCTTTTTCAGAAGGAAATATTTTAGGTATTGTCTATTTTGGTATTTTCTTTGGCTTAGCATTACGTGCCTTAAAGGAAAAAGCAAAGCCGATTGAGGACGTTCTCGAGGCTCTTTCTAAAGTAATGTTTAAAGTTTTAAATTATGTAATTAAATTCTCTCCAATTGGTGTTTTTGGATCTATCGCTTATAGCATGGCTACTTATGGTTTTGGAAAGTTAAGCACGCTAATTGACTTAATTTTAGTTACATATGCTGGATTAGGTATTGTTTTATTAATTATCTTTCCCATAATTGCCCGGATCTATCGGATTCAATATTGGGATTTACTTAATGAAATTAAAGATTTATTGTTAATTGCTTTTACAACTAGAAGCTCAGAGTCTGTATTCGCCCCTCTTACGACACGTTTAGAGGGTTATGGTGCTAAAAATTCAATAGTTTCCTTTGTATTACCTCTTGGGTACTCATTTAATCTTGATGGTGGAATGGTCTATATGGCTCCTGCTATCTTATTTTTAGCTAATGCTTATGATATTCACCTCTCAGTTTTAGATCAGATTCATATTGTCCTTTTGCTTATGCTACTCACAAAAGGAGTTGCTTCTGTTCCTTCAGGAGTAATCGTTGTGTTGACAAGTGTTTCTGTGGTTATAGGGCTACCTATGGAAGGAATTGCATTACTCATGGCTGTTGACTTCATAATGGACATGGCGCGAACTGCAACTAATGTAGTAG
- a CDS encoding FadR/GntR family transcriptional regulator, producing MVLRNIKKRNLYEEIISEIIQYIQEENIKPGDKLPTENEFVEIFQVSKTAIREALSVLVAKGIIEKRSGVGSILKEINGSKVIEPFTQKLMMEEQTLKEILEFRRGIEIEATALAAQRATSEQLEAIESAHLELIEVNHNGGIGIEEDYRFHSLIIISSGNSIYQTIFDMISPKFLEALRVSKNQSKRLSRSYLEDTHQEHERILNALKKRDAVEARLAMLDHLEKNETKIWNHDL from the coding sequence TTGGTACTTAGAAATATTAAGAAAAGAAACTTATATGAAGAAATTATCTCTGAGATTATTCAATATATCCAAGAAGAAAATATTAAACCCGGTGATAAGCTTCCTACTGAAAATGAATTTGTAGAAATATTCCAGGTGAGCAAAACAGCTATTAGAGAGGCACTTAGTGTCCTAGTGGCGAAAGGAATTATTGAAAAGCGTTCAGGGGTTGGCAGTATATTGAAGGAGATAAATGGTAGTAAAGTTATTGAACCATTCACCCAGAAGCTTATGATGGAAGAACAAACTCTAAAAGAAATTTTAGAATTCCGCAGAGGGATAGAGATAGAGGCAACCGCGTTAGCAGCCCAAAGAGCTACTAGTGAGCAACTAGAAGCAATTGAAAGTGCCCATTTAGAACTGATTGAAGTCAACCATAATGGAGGAATTGGAATAGAAGAGGATTATCGCTTTCATTCTTTAATTATTATTTCCTCTGGAAACTCTATCTATCAAACCATATTTGATATGATTTCTCCAAAATTTTTGGAAGCTTTAAGAGTAAGTAAGAATCAATCCAAGAGGCTATCGAGGTCGTATTTAGAAGATACGCATCAAGAACATGAGCGCATTCTTAATGCCTTAAAGAAAAGAGATGCAGTAGAAGCTCGATTAGCTATGCTAGATCATCTAGAAAAAAATGAAACAAAGATCTGGAACCATGACCTTTAA
- a CDS encoding fumarylacetoacetate hydrolase family protein encodes MKLATITRDGIEEAGLVAHNGILPIKDLNTKFNQEWSTDLFEIINTGQLDEIKQWYQTEEKEQVAELDAIFIPFQQVEYAPLYRHPRKIWGIGLNYVEHAADLDEKAPNTEPASFLKPDTTIVGPNDTINIPLQSERTTAEAELGIIIGKECKDVSEEDAPNVIAGFTTIIDMTAEDILQRNPRYLTRSKSFDTFFSFGPHLVTPEEVEEVVNLNVATVINGGLHRKNIVSNMSFLPWHLVSFHSKVMKLLPGDIISTGTPGAVVIRDGDIVECHIDGFEKLVNHVKDLKVNGGN; translated from the coding sequence ATGAAATTAGCCACAATTACAAGAGACGGAATAGAAGAAGCTGGACTGGTCGCACATAATGGAATTTTGCCGATTAAAGATTTGAATACTAAATTTAATCAAGAATGGTCAACAGACCTATTTGAAATCATTAATACTGGTCAATTAGATGAAATAAAACAATGGTATCAAACAGAAGAGAAAGAACAGGTGGCAGAATTAGACGCCATTTTTATTCCCTTTCAACAAGTAGAGTATGCTCCTCTATACCGTCATCCAAGAAAAATATGGGGGATTGGTTTAAATTATGTAGAGCACGCAGCTGACCTAGACGAAAAAGCACCTAATACAGAACCTGCAAGCTTCTTGAAACCGGACACTACGATTGTTGGTCCAAACGATACTATTAATATTCCTCTACAATCTGAGCGAACAACAGCAGAAGCAGAGCTTGGAATCATAATTGGAAAAGAATGCAAAGACGTATCAGAAGAAGATGCACCTAACGTAATTGCTGGTTTTACTACGATTATTGATATGACAGCCGAAGATATTTTACAGAGAAACCCTAGATATTTAACACGCTCAAAAAGTTTTGATACATTTTTTAGTTTTGGTCCTCACTTGGTTACACCTGAAGAAGTTGAGGAAGTAGTCAATTTAAATGTTGCTACCGTTATTAATGGAGGTCTGCACCGGAAAAACATTGTTTCCAATATGTCGTTTCTTCCTTGGCATTTAGTATCCTTCCACTCTAAAGTTATGAAACTATTGCCGGGCGATATTATTTCTACTGGTACTCCAGGAGCTGTAGTAATACGTGATGGGGATATCGTAGAATGTCATATTGATGGATTTGAAAAGTTAGTTAATCACGTAAAAGATTTAAAGGTTAATGGAGGTAATTAA
- a CDS encoding SDR family oxidoreductase, translated as MELNLKNKVALVVASSQGLGKAIATQLVKEGVNIMLTSRDSAKLEKLQQELQSLGKGKVEYCPADITNADDIHTLINKTIEVFDQIDILINNAGGPPSGKFEQFSDDDWEKSFELNLLSYIRLIRGALPYLKKQGGRIINIASSSIKQPIPGLILSNTFRLGIVGLTKTLAEELAPFNILINTVAPGRIATDRVAFLDQTKADKLGTTREEVAKASRETILLKRYGTPEEFANVVTFLVSEASTYMTGSSFLVDGGMIKAI; from the coding sequence ATGGAACTAAATCTGAAAAATAAAGTTGCCCTTGTTGTTGCATCAAGCCAGGGATTGGGAAAGGCCATCGCAACACAGCTCGTCAAAGAAGGCGTAAATATCATGTTAACAAGTCGAGACAGTGCAAAATTAGAGAAATTACAACAGGAGCTTCAAAGTTTAGGAAAAGGAAAAGTTGAATATTGTCCAGCTGATATTACTAATGCAGATGATATTCACACATTAATAAATAAAACAATTGAAGTATTTGATCAAATTGATATTTTAATTAATAATGCGGGAGGACCTCCTAGTGGTAAGTTTGAACAATTTTCGGACGATGACTGGGAAAAGTCATTCGAATTGAATTTATTAAGCTATATTCGTTTAATTCGAGGAGCTTTACCTTATCTAAAAAAACAAGGAGGGCGAATTATTAACATAGCTTCTTCGTCTATTAAACAACCTATACCAGGGTTAATACTATCCAATACATTTCGTTTAGGAATTGTAGGACTGACTAAAACTCTAGCTGAGGAATTAGCTCCATTTAATATACTAATTAACACGGTGGCACCAGGTAGAATTGCAACAGACAGAGTGGCGTTTCTCGACCAAACCAAAGCAGATAAACTTGGAACTACACGTGAAGAAGTCGCAAAGGCATCTCGAGAAACGATATTACTGAAGCGATACGGAACTCCAGAGGAGTTTGCTAATGTAGTAACATTTTTGGTATCCGAAGCAAGCACGTATATGACTGGAAGCTCCTTTTTAGTTGATGGGGGTATGATAAAGGCTATTTAA
- a CDS encoding FadR/GntR family transcriptional regulator: MKSSRNYKVQQPPKMYQQVITQLVEYIETEQLPEGSKIHTERDLSELLGISRSSIREGIRGLKLLGYLDSRQGEGTFVSNPPPFLIPSELSKQRLDRISLQNYYEVFIMCSKQIVTLSLSLDLSNKELNKSTSIIKHTDDFWSDFRNWIEHIAINLKNPFFLSLWKNNYDVLEENDYFSTLKLNLQFNMFLDYYLERNEPRLKELFHKLLELNSISS, translated from the coding sequence GTGAAAAGCAGTAGAAATTATAAAGTTCAACAACCGCCAAAGATGTATCAACAAGTTATAACTCAACTTGTTGAATATATTGAAACAGAGCAGTTACCCGAGGGTTCAAAAATCCATACTGAAAGAGACTTAAGTGAGTTATTAGGGATCAGTCGATCTTCCATTAGAGAAGGGATTCGAGGTCTAAAGCTTTTAGGATACCTTGATTCAAGACAAGGAGAGGGAACTTTTGTGTCTAACCCACCTCCATTTTTGATTCCTTCTGAATTATCAAAACAACGGTTAGACCGCATATCTCTTCAAAATTACTATGAGGTATTCATTATGTGCTCCAAACAAATTGTGACACTATCCCTCTCTCTTGATTTATCAAACAAGGAATTAAATAAAAGCACTTCAATCATTAAACATACAGACGATTTCTGGTCAGATTTTCGAAATTGGATAGAACACATTGCTATCAATTTGAAAAATCCATTTTTCCTTTCCTTATGGAAAAATAATTATGACGTATTAGAAGAAAATGACTATTTTTCGACTCTTAAGTTGAACTTACAATTTAATATGTTTTTAGACTACTATTTAGAAAGAAATGAACCAAGATTAAAGGAACTATTTCACAAATTATTAGAATTAAATAGCATAAGTTCTTAA
- a CDS encoding type 1 glutamine amidotransferase, which produces MYEKCNFPSLDEFDFLIILGGHMGAYEKETYSWLSLVKQFIKEAVNHNKYVLGICLGAQLIANALGGKVYPHTHKEVGWWPIEINKDASNVQILSGIADKFTALQFHGDTFDIPKDAVLLGSSKGCENQLFIYDDRVIGIQFHPELTNELIEKALKTYEYSKGFKGFMQKPEDIINQFTFLDQSTDMWFTLLDNIQNKFKENIENTPLC; this is translated from the coding sequence GTGTATGAAAAATGTAATTTTCCGTCTTTAGATGAATTTGACTTTTTAATTATCTTAGGTGGTCACATGGGAGCGTATGAGAAAGAGACTTATTCGTGGCTTTCTTTAGTAAAGCAATTTATTAAGGAGGCTGTGAACCATAATAAATATGTTCTTGGTATTTGCCTTGGTGCCCAGTTAATAGCAAATGCTTTAGGAGGAAAAGTTTATCCTCATACCCATAAAGAAGTGGGGTGGTGGCCAATTGAGATAAATAAAGATGCATCAAATGTTCAAATTTTAAGTGGAATTGCTGATAAATTTACTGCTCTTCAATTTCACGGAGATACTTTTGATATACCAAAAGATGCAGTTCTACTGGGTTCAAGTAAAGGTTGTGAGAATCAATTATTTATATATGATGATCGAGTCATAGGAATACAGTTTCATCCAGAACTTACAAATGAACTGATCGAAAAGGCTTTAAAAACATATGAATATAGTAAAGGCTTTAAAGGGTTTATGCAGAAACCTGAAGATATTATTAATCAATTTACTTTTCTCGATCAATCGACAGATATGTGGTTTACATTGCTTGATAACATTCAAAACAAATTCAAAGAAAATATCGAAAATACACCACTATGCTAA